The proteins below come from a single Aspergillus oryzae RIB40 DNA, chromosome 5 genomic window:
- a CDS encoding putative ssDNA binding protein Ssb3 (predicted protein) produces MSLQTPRVLPAHLHAFHPSNANPHVTNTVRILGTVTALRGDTATITCGDNGDVTLILKPDSHLQMGKLVEVVGKVTDVEGQGLGVRVLGSFDWGNPSDCGMLFPSFLDRELWLMVVL; encoded by the exons atgtCCCTCCAAACACCCCGCGTCCTCCCCGCCCACCTCCACGCCTTCCACCCCTCCAACGCAAACCCCCACGTCACAAACACCGTCCGTATACTGGGCACAGTAACAGCTCTCCGCGGCGACACGGCGACCATCACGTGTGGAGATAATGGAGACGTGACGCTGATCCTGAAGCCCGATTCGCATCTGCAGATGGGGAAGTTGGTCGAGGTTGTTGGGAAGGTGACTGATGTTGAGGGGCAG GGTCTTGGAGTGAGGGTGTTGGGCAGCTTTGATTGGGGGAATCCCTCTGATTGCGGTATGTTgttcccttctttccttgataGGGAGCTTTGGCTGATGGTGGTTCTTTGA
- a CDS encoding uncharacterized protein (predicted protein), with protein sequence MGPKDKHYISRGWRERKSPHSLTHSPSHTSRSLNNMAQTIPLPLSGIEHGKRILASVVETRARDGPESTWVSVPIDNEDLSRGFKDISFQQLNNAANHAARWLGEHLPGTSEPFQCFAYAGPKDFRYPILAVAAAKIQKVMVLPSPLVTAEAQLRILENKRCTVYLRPSSMASQVDAILREAPRIQAVEVPEIDEFMREDEAVPYSYGKTWEEGKDDPWLVFHTSGTTGPYMHHIQIFLHWNAC encoded by the exons ATGGGTCCGAAAGACAAACACTATATAAGCAGGGgttggagggagagaaaaagccctcactcactcactcactctcCATCTCACACCTCAAGGTCTCTAAACAACATGGCACAAACCATCCCACTACCCCTGTCTGGCATCGAGCATGGAAAAAGAATCCTCGCCTCGGTGGTTGAGACACGGGCACGAGATGGACCAGAAAGTACTTGGGTGTCTGTGCCCATTGACAACGAAGACTTGTCGCGCGGATTCAAGGACATCAGCTTCCAGCAGCTGAACAATGCAGCTAATCATGCCGCTCGGTGGCTTGGTGAACACCTGCCAGGAACATCGGAGCCGTTTCAATGTTTCGCTTATGCGGGACCTAAGGACTTTCGATATCCTATTCTCGCTGTTGCGGCTGCTAAGATCCAGAAAGTG ATggttcttccatctcctttgGTAACCGCTGAGGCGCAGCTACGGATTCTCGAGAATAAGAGGTGTACCGTGTATTTGCGACCATCGTCAATGGCAAGCCAAGTGGATGCAATTCTACGCGAGGCACCACGTATTCAGGCTGTTGAGGTTCCAGAGATAGACGAGTTTATGCGGGAAGACGAAGCTGTGCCTTACAGTTACGGCAAAACttgggaggaaggaaaggacgATCCCTGGCTTGTATTTCACACATCCGGCACGACAGGTCCGTACATGCATCATATCCAGATCTTTCTCCACTGGAATGCTTGCTGA
- a CDS encoding uncharacterized protein (predicted protein): protein MPTFLHMITVVGPPVPPSAEIIKKTLQYGQVEGALLPPALIDVLCQTSPGLDALRQLKFVHYAGAPLSKKTGDQLASHVRIVPCIGSTEAGGYFTKIHDHRDAWDYISFQDYAGAVFEKRLDDLYELVFTRRPGDSPQQIFKLYPDIDRFETKDLWTEHPVHKGLWKIIGRTDDYVYLSHADGLHASLLEPEIEAHPRVRSALIGGYGRPAPVLIVELFSTEKGETQEELISSLQPYIEKVNARVHDCVRLSTERVIVAAEKKPFIRTIKGSVARMQTLALYEDEIAALFS from the coding sequence ATGCCGACCTTTCTGCACATGATCACAGTCGTGGGTCCGCCGGTACCGCCATCAGCAGAAATCATCAAGAAAACCCTCCAATATGGCCAGGTCGAAGGCGCCCTTTTACCACCGGCACTAATCGATGTGCTCTGCCAAACTTCACCTGGCCTAGACGCTCTCCGCCAACTGAAATTTGTCCATTACGCAGGCGCCCCCCTCTCGAAAAAGACAGGGGACCAGCTAGCCTCCCACGTCCGCATAGTCCCCTGCATCGGCAGCACAGAAGCTGGTGGCTACTTCACTAAGATTCACGATCACCGCGACGCATGGGATTACatctccttccaagactATGCAGGAGCGGTATTCGAAAAACGACTTGACGACCTTTACGAACTAGTCTTCACTCGTCGCCCGGGGGACTCACCACAACAGATTTTCAAGTTATATCCAGACATCGACCGCTTCGAAACCAAGGATCTCTGGACAGAACATCCAGTTCACAAGGGTCTCTGGAAGATCATCGGCCGCACTGATGATTACGTCTATCTCTCTCATGCGGATGGATTGCACGCCTCGCTGTTAGAACCAGAAATCGAAGCACATCCACGTGTAAGATCTGCTTTGATCGGTGGCTATGGTCGTCCTGCTCCTGTGCTTATTGTTGAGCTGTTTTCGACGGAGAAGGGAGAAACTCAGGAGGAGTTGATCTCTAGTCTGCAGCCGTATATTGAGAAGGTAAATGCCCGGGTTCATGACTGTGTGAGACTTTCTACGGAGCGGGTCATCGTTgcagcggagaagaagccgtTTATTCGGACCATTAAAGGTAGTGTTGCTAGAATGCAGACTCTCGCGTTGTATGAGGACGAGATTGCGGCGTTGTTTTCTTAG
- a CDS encoding microfibrillar-associated 1 family protein (predicted protein), producing MPPPLPSHHRGMTANPLKPSRYRPGKPIAEEPSSSEEEEEEDEEEQIKEQERRRLEQQRRQRAQAPKATSFPGGNITKGVKNVQIEEDEDEEGFVTEEEEEESKPPPRVAGDNGGAAAAAPVQAAGEPVSKEESEEEEEEEEESSEEESSSEEETPRRVLLRPTFIKKDKRNNAANQTQNGQGASPNTAAADSAAEAEARRVQRQEKADMLVREQLEKEAIARSAANKQWDDDELEAVEENGIDDKDGIDPEAEYAAWKLRELKRVKREREAIEAAEKEREEVERRRNLTAEEREREDREFIAKQQEEKEATRGQGGFMQRYFHKGAFFRDDLEREGLDRRELMGARFVDDVSRETLPEYMQIRDMTKLGKKGRTRYKDLKTEDTGRFGDGFDNRRRRDAPVGVRDERFLPDRPDDRPKGPTGANAGPVRERRRSRSRSYSPRRDRRPDRRERRESPDRDRSRDRYRPDSRNRRKRSPSPYDDREKRRRLGSVS from the coding sequence ATGCCACCTCCGCTACCTTCCCACCACCGCGGTATGACCGCAAACCCCCTCAAACCTAGCCGTTACCGACCGGGAAAACCGATTGCCGAAGAGCCTTCGTCatctgaggaagaggaagaggaagatgaggaagaacagatcaAGGAGCAGGAACGGCGCAGGTTAGAACAACAGCGGAGACAGCGGGCGCAGGCACCGAAGGCGACTTCTTTCCCCGGCGGAAACATTACTAAAGGGGTGAAAAATGTGCAAatagaagaggatgaagatgaggagggcTTCGTtactgaggaagaagaggaagagtcTAAACCTCCCCCTCGTGTTGCTGGCGACAATGGGGGTGCTGCGGCCGCAGCTCCTGTTCAAGCAGCGGGTGAGCCGGTGAGCAAAGAGGAaagtgaggaagaagaggaagaggaggaagagagctccgaagaagagagtagttcggaggaggagacgCCGAGGAGGGTTCTTCTACGACCTACATTTATCAAAAAAGACAAGCGCAACAATGCAGCAAATCAGACACAAAACGGGCAGGGAGCATCACCTAATACAGCCGCTGCGGATTCAGCGGCGGAGGCAGAGGCCCGCAGAGTGCAGCgacaagaaaaggccgaTATGTTAGTGCGCGAgcagttggagaaggaagcaATTGCCCGGAGCGCTGCAAACAAGCAAtgggatgacgatgaattAGAGGCAGTTGAAGAAAATGGTATTGACGACAAGGATGGAATAGACCCCGAAGCCGAATATGCCGCCTGGAAACTCCGCGAACTCAAGCGCGTCAAGAGAGAGCGTGAGGCAATCGAAGCCGCCGAGAAGGAGCGCGAAGAGGTCGAGCGTCGTCGGAACTTGACAGCGGAGGAGCGTGAACGCGAAGACCGCGAATTTATTGCcaagcagcaagaagagaaggaagctaCTCGAGGACAGGGTGGATTTATGCAACGCTACTTTCACAAGGGTGCCTTCTTCCGCGACGAcctggagagggaaggaTTGGACCGGAGAGAGCTCATGGGTGCCAGATTTGTGGATGATGTATCGCGCGAAACTTTGCCTGAGTACATGCAGATTCGAGATATGACAAAACTTGGAAAGAAGGGTCGGACACGATACAAGGATCTGAAAACGGAAGATACAGGACGCTTCGGTGATGGCTTTGATAATAGACGTCGTCGCGACGCTCCGGTCGGCGTCAGAGATGAACGATTCCTGCCGGATCGGCCAGATGACCGACCTAAAGGGCCTACGGGAGCCAATGCTGGTCCGGTGCGCGAGAGACGGAGGTCGAGGTCTAGATCATACTCACCAAGACGGGATCGACGACCTGACAGAAGGGAACGTCGTGAAAGTCCTGACCGAGACCGTTCGAGAGATCGGTACCGCCCTGACTCGAGGAATCGCAGGAAACGAAGCCCTTCTCCGTATGATGATCGCGAAAAGCGCAGACGGTTGGGAAGTGTTTCGTGA
- a CDS encoding trafficking protein particle complex subunit 5 (transport protein particle (TRAPP) complex subunit): MAHPARHSAMVSVSNSAANHSNASDKQQPPQQIQHIANTGLRVPSNRKTIYDRHLNRSRNAESSRASFAFLFAEMVIYAQRRVTGIQDLEKRLNEQGYPLGLRLLDLLYYRTITSSTSSSISSSSTSAAPPNRPLRILPLLHLIHGPLWRLLFNRPADALEHSVSPDTPNEYMITDNDPLVNTYISVPKEMSMLNCAAFVAGIIEGVCDGCGFEAKVTAHNQPTEMWPGRTIFLVRFGESVMEREKVLERAGIK, translated from the exons ATGGCACACCCCGCCCGCCATTCCGCCATGGTGTCCGTCAGCAACAGCGCCGCAAACCACTCAAACGCTAGTGACAAGCAGCAGCCACCGCAGCAGATCCAGCACATCGCCAATACCGGGCTGCGCGTCCCCTCGAACCGGAAGACCATCTATGACAGACATCTGAATCGCAGTCGGAATGCGGAATCCAGCCGGGCAAGTTTCGCCTTTCTCTTTGCGGAGATGGTCATATATGCCCAGAGAAGGGTAACAGGTATCCAGGATCTCGAGAAACG ATTAAATGAACAAGGATACCCCCTGGGACTCCGTCTTCTTGATCTACTCTACTACCGAACGATAACTAGCTCGACTTCATCGTCTATATCTAGCTCGTCGACTTCTGCCGCTCCTCCTAATCGACCCCTCCGTATCCTGCCCTTGCTCCATCTCATTCACGGTCCTCTCTGGCGACTCCTTTTTAATCGTCCCGCAGATGCTCTTGAGCACTCTGTCTCTCCCGATACACCCAACGAATATATGATTACGGATAATGACCCGCTTGTGAACACATACATTAGTGTACCTAAGGAAATGAGCATGCTGAATTGTGCAGCTTTCGTGGCGGGAATCATTGAAGGTGTCTGTGACGGCTGTGGCTTCGAGGCCAAGGTTACGGCTCACAATCAACCAACGGAGATGTGGCCTGGTCGGACGATCTTCTTAGTGCGCTTTGGGGAGAGCGttatggagagggagaaggtaTTGGAGAGGGCTGGCATCAAATAA